The following proteins are co-located in the Pyrococcus abyssi GE5 genome:
- a CDS encoding M67 family metallopeptidase, producing MLLVIPIDVLTSILKKAKEVDYEICGFIFGKREGNKFIGKRARFIENTLRSPIRFKMNPEEMLKALEEAEKLGEEPVSIFHSHVNCPPYPSEEDLKGMRNWRIPWLIVNRKGEFSAYILEGDEIKKVEVELRYPNRTPPSRA from the coding sequence ATGCTCCTGGTCATCCCAATCGATGTCTTGACCTCGATATTGAAAAAGGCTAAAGAGGTTGATTATGAAATTTGCGGGTTCATATTTGGAAAGAGGGAAGGCAATAAGTTCATAGGGAAAAGGGCAAGATTCATCGAGAACACCTTAAGATCACCAATTAGGTTCAAAATGAACCCTGAGGAGATGCTAAAAGCCCTTGAAGAGGCCGAAAAACTGGGAGAGGAACCAGTTTCAATATTCCACTCTCACGTTAATTGTCCGCCGTATCCAAGCGAGGAAGACTTAAAGGGGATGAGGAACTGGAGGATACCTTGGCTCATAGTTAACAGGAAAGGGGAATTCTCGGCGTATATACTCGAGGGGGACGAGATAAAAAAGGTTGAAGTCGAGCTCAGATATCCCAACCGAACTCCTCCCTCACGAGCTTGA